Proteins encoded in a region of the Novibacillus thermophilus genome:
- a CDS encoding VirB4 family type IV secretion system protein codes for MIKQWFKKKKTRDKLHGIEEREARVIGPPLVIERRPGEGDGLGGECTDYWVEIDDAGSGPRYVRSLFAQFNGRTTWLGMLDPLFIAESGEGDIDVSLTIDPKDTYTEMRKLSIRDAKLRADLLLEESPTKISEIQQELHDLEQQIARLRVNAEKKFNVSMMVSYSAKDPDRLRKLGRTLVKRMGSQGIHFKTADTRQLEAWREGLGVGDREVFRDTFGDMESSNVADLFPFGYGGLSHRTGVILGLDHYNRPVFYDNWDRRLSNYNMVIFGRSGAGKSFAIKTITRRSAIVGIRTAIIEPEREYRNILNAMGCPYIELSPRSENPSRLNIYDVEEEENEDGRVEVNLEEAMQSVRAVLYKMIRMVDPEALTGQVKVAFHDTLRDLYVNKFGITENPNSLYETATRKKKMPTLSDHYALMKEHPELKDVANIIRLFTRDYGNKQQSIFDGQSTVDLKNPMAFGISVADLDEEMIKPIGNLVATKWTWERFAKKNPKQKKRLIVDEAQTFMAHDEEANWFENAYRRARKLNTGMCAVTQGFEVFMRKEQGMGILKNAPTKLLLRQEPIDIDSVQGRFALSEGEAKFLLSASDGLGILKVDEESTVVQIQATPQEYWLYTTNPND; via the coding sequence TTGATCAAACAATGGTTTAAAAAGAAAAAGACCCGGGACAAGTTACACGGTATCGAAGAAAGAGAAGCGAGGGTGATTGGACCGCCTCTTGTTATTGAACGACGACCGGGAGAAGGCGACGGACTGGGTGGAGAATGCACAGACTATTGGGTGGAAATAGATGATGCGGGCTCCGGTCCGCGATATGTCCGGAGCTTATTTGCACAATTTAACGGAAGAACGACATGGTTAGGCATGCTAGATCCACTATTCATAGCGGAGTCGGGAGAGGGTGACATTGATGTCAGCTTAACAATCGATCCGAAAGATACGTATACCGAAATGCGCAAATTGAGTATTCGCGATGCTAAATTACGGGCAGATTTATTGTTGGAGGAGAGCCCAACCAAAATCAGTGAGATTCAGCAGGAATTACATGATTTGGAACAGCAGATTGCACGTCTTCGCGTCAATGCGGAAAAGAAATTCAATGTCTCCATGATGGTCAGTTACAGTGCCAAAGACCCGGATCGGCTGCGTAAGTTGGGACGGACGCTCGTGAAAAGGATGGGAAGCCAGGGCATACATTTCAAAACGGCAGATACACGACAACTGGAGGCGTGGCGGGAGGGACTGGGTGTCGGTGATCGTGAAGTGTTCCGGGATACTTTCGGAGACATGGAGTCGAGCAATGTTGCCGATTTGTTTCCGTTTGGGTATGGCGGTTTGTCCCATCGGACAGGGGTGATTTTAGGACTTGACCATTACAATCGTCCTGTTTTTTACGATAACTGGGATCGCAGGCTATCCAACTACAACATGGTCATATTCGGGCGTTCCGGTGCTGGAAAAAGTTTTGCCATCAAGACGATTACGCGGCGTTCAGCCATTGTAGGGATTCGGACGGCTATCATTGAGCCGGAGAGGGAATATCGAAACATACTGAATGCGATGGGATGCCCGTATATTGAATTGTCGCCGCGAAGCGAAAATCCGAGCCGTCTTAACATTTACGACGTAGAGGAAGAGGAAAACGAGGACGGACGGGTGGAAGTCAATTTAGAAGAGGCCATGCAATCCGTACGGGCGGTCCTGTACAAGATGATTCGCATGGTTGATCCCGAAGCTTTAACCGGACAAGTCAAAGTCGCGTTTCATGATACGTTGCGAGATCTGTATGTCAACAAGTTCGGGATAACGGAAAACCCAAACAGTCTCTATGAAACGGCGACACGCAAAAAAAAGATGCCGACACTGTCTGATCATTACGCCTTAATGAAGGAACATCCTGAACTGAAAGACGTCGCAAATATCATACGGCTGTTCACGCGCGACTACGGCAACAAGCAGCAATCCATCTTTGACGGACAGAGTACCGTTGACCTGAAAAATCCGATGGCGTTCGGCATATCCGTTGCGGATTTAGACGAGGAAATGATTAAACCGATCGGAAATCTGGTCGCGACTAAATGGACGTGGGAGCGGTTTGCCAAGAAAAATCCAAAGCAGAAAAAACGGCTCATCGTTGATGAAGCGCAAACTTTCATGGCACATGACGAAGAAGCCAATTGGTTTGAGAATGCGTACCGTCGTGCAAGGAAATTGAATACGGGAATGTGCGCGGTAACGCAGGGCTTTGAGGTGTTCATGCGTAAGGAACAAGGCATGGGGATTTTGAAAAACGCACCAACAAAACTTCTTTTGCGGCAAGAACCGATTGACATCGATTCTGTACAAGGCCGATTTGCATTAAGTGAAGGGGAGGCGAAGTTTTTGCTTTCAGCTTCAGATGGGCTTGGCATACTGAAAGTGGATGAAGAAAGCACCGTGGTGCAGATTCAAGCAACCCCGCAGGAATACTGGCTGTATACCACCAATCCGAACGATTAG
- a CDS encoding peptidoglycan DD-metalloendopeptidase family protein encodes MEQTDTKQRERAKKIAKKGASFAVRKVGKKLMAKAGGSVLAAAGPIILVILGVLLLLLIVVMLVSVAVLSFSSPFEGEEYAGYEEVMYLYYTIYLEAEKEYGIPWTVLAGVHKVESDFGRNRNVSPAGAIGHMQFMPCTWVGWKYPGCQGTKGSPKGGIPSHQLTDPELIKRYGGIGMDANGDGKADPWDAYDAIFTAAKYLKSLGYDRDPSGALAAYNAGSANSPAGQEYAQNVMGYATVFAASIGNMEGIPVFAGGAIGSYPVQNGGDVISSPFGRRTDPVTGEPGRMHRGVDFAVPVGTPVYVPADGEVILVGCDTQGCSKGYGKRIYIKHDGFYTLYGHLSHYTVKKGQKVKAGDMIALSGNTGKSTGPHLHWEVRVGNNLAQNAVDPLRFFSLLAKGES; translated from the coding sequence GTGGAACAAACGGATACCAAACAACGGGAGCGCGCCAAAAAAATCGCGAAAAAAGGCGCGTCGTTTGCTGTTCGGAAAGTCGGAAAAAAACTGATGGCCAAAGCAGGAGGATCTGTTCTTGCTGCGGCAGGTCCAATTATTCTGGTGATTTTGGGTGTTTTACTCCTTCTCCTGATCGTGGTCATGCTGGTGTCTGTTGCGGTGCTCTCTTTTTCTTCCCCTTTTGAGGGTGAAGAGTATGCGGGATACGAAGAGGTGATGTATCTCTATTACACCATTTATTTGGAGGCGGAAAAGGAGTACGGCATCCCGTGGACGGTTCTGGCAGGAGTGCATAAGGTAGAATCTGATTTTGGCCGGAATCGAAATGTTTCCCCTGCAGGGGCTATTGGACATATGCAATTCATGCCCTGCACGTGGGTGGGATGGAAATATCCGGGGTGTCAAGGAACAAAAGGGAGTCCGAAAGGAGGGATACCGTCACACCAATTAACTGATCCTGAGTTGATTAAACGATATGGCGGGATTGGCATGGATGCCAACGGTGACGGAAAAGCAGACCCGTGGGATGCATATGATGCAATCTTTACGGCGGCGAAATACTTAAAATCCCTTGGGTATGACCGTGATCCGTCAGGTGCTTTAGCGGCATACAACGCAGGAAGCGCAAATAGTCCAGCTGGACAGGAATACGCACAAAATGTCATGGGATATGCGACTGTATTTGCCGCGAGTATCGGGAATATGGAGGGGATACCCGTATTTGCCGGAGGAGCGATAGGGAGTTATCCAGTCCAAAATGGAGGGGATGTCATTTCATCACCTTTTGGCCGGCGGACCGATCCGGTAACGGGAGAGCCGGGAAGAATGCATCGCGGTGTGGATTTTGCTGTTCCCGTCGGGACTCCTGTTTACGTACCGGCTGACGGTGAAGTGATCTTGGTCGGGTGTGACACTCAGGGGTGTTCAAAAGGGTACGGCAAAAGAATTTATATCAAACACGACGGGTTCTATACGCTGTACGGGCATCTCTCTCATTACACCGTGAAAAAAGGGCAAAAAGTGAAGGCAGGTGACATGATCGCACTAAGCGGCAATACAGGGAAGAGTACGGGTCCGCACTTACATTGGGAAGTGCGGGT